Genomic window (Meiothermus sp. QL-1):
CCAGTCGGTGAAGTCGCCCACCAAATAGCGGGCTTTGGGCGGTGGGTAGAAGGTGACGTTGCGGCCGTGTACCTCGACCATACCCCATCCAGCCTACGGGCCGGCGGTGGGTTTTCCTAGCCGGGGCATTTTTCTTACTCGCCTTGGGTATTCTGGACCCGTGAAGGTCGGGATTGTGGGTACAGGAGCGGTGGGCTCGAGCGCGGCCTATGCCATGGTCATGGCCGGGGTGGGGAGCGAGCTGGTGCTGGTGGACCTGAACGCCCGGCTGGCCCAAGCCCAGGCCGAGGACCTCCTGCACGCCACCCCCTTTGCCCACGCCCTCCGGGTGCGGGCAGGGCACTACGAGGACCTGGTGGGGGCGGCCATCGTGGTGATTGCCGCGGGGGTCAACCAGCAGCCGGGGGAGACCCGGCTCGAGCTCCTGGGGCGGAATGCGAGGGTCTTTGAGGACGTAATCCCCAAGACCGTGGCCGCTGCCCCCGAGGCCGTGCTGCTCATCGCCACCAACCCGGTGGACATCATGACCCAGGTGGCCCAGCGCCTTTCGGGTCTGCCGCCTGAGCGGGTAATTGGCTCGGGTACCATCCTCGACACAGCTCGCTTCAAAGCCCTCTTAGGCGAGCATCTGGGCATCTCGCCTTTTTCGGTTCATGCCTACGTTCTGGGCGAGCACGGCGACTCCGAGGTGCTGGTCTGGTCGGAGGCCCGGGTGGGCGGAGTGGGCCTGGCGGAGTTTGCCCAGCAGGTGGGCCGCCCGCTGGGCCCTGAGGTGCGGGCCCGCATCGACGATGGGGTGCGCCGGGCAGCCTACCGCATCATCGAGGGCAAGGGGGCCACCTACTACGGGATTGGGGCCGGGCTGGCCCGGTTGTGCCAGGCCATTTTGGCCGACGAGCGGGCGGTCTTCACGCTTTCCATCCTGAACCCCGAGGTGGAGGGGGTGCCCCAGGTGGCCCTCTCGCTGCCGCGGGTGCTGGGCTGGGGTGGGGTGGTGCACACCCTGACCCCTACGCTGGACCCGGAGGAACATAGGGCCCTGCGCCAAAGCGCGGAGCTGCTCAAGCGAGCGGCGCAAGAACTGGGGTTTTGAGTAGTATGGCCCCATGGCCAATTCCTGCGGAGCGGTGTTGGCCTGGTTGGAGCCGCCCTCGGAACCCTCGTGCGGCGCGCTGGCCGGGCTGGACTTCGCGGTCAAGGATGTCTTCGATGTGGCGGGGCTGCCCACCCAGGCGGGCAACCCCGACTTTGGCCGGCGCTGGGGGGTGCCCCAGCGGGATGCCTGGGCAGTGGCGCGGCTCCGGCAAGCGGGGGCTCGGCTTGTGGCCAAAACCCACACCCATGAACTGGCCTATGGGGTCACCGGCCTCAACCCCCACTTCGGCACCCCCCAGAACCCCAGGGTGCCTGGGGGAATCCCCGGGGGCTCCTCTTCGGGGTCGGCGGTAGCGGTGGCGGCAGGGTTGGTACCGGTTGCGCTGGGTACCGATACGGCCGGCTCGGTGCGGATTCCCGCTTCTTTGTGCGGCGTCTTCGCCTACAGGCCCACCCATGGGGCCATACCTACCCAAGGGGTGGTTCCCCTGGCACCGAGCTACGACACGGTAGGCCTGCTGGCTGCCGAGCCTGGGGTGATGGAGCGCTGCGCAAGGGTCTTGCTCTCCGAGGCCTTGCCGGGGGTTTCATTTGAGCGTGCGATTATCCTGCGCGATGCCCTCGAGCTCTGCACGCCAGAGGCCCAGGCTGCCGTAGAGCGGGTGGCCCTGCGGCTGGAGTCCTCAGGCCTGGAGCTTGAAGAGAGGTCCCTTGGCCTGCTAGAAGAGGCGCGGGAGGTTCAACGGGTGTTGCAGGGTGCCCAGGCCTGGGGCTTTCACCAGGAGTGGCTCGAGACGGCGCAGCCCCGCCTGGGCGAGGATGTGCGCAGACTTTTCGAGATGGCCTCGAGGTTTACCCCAGGCGAGATTGGGCGGGCGCTGGGCGAGCAGGTGCGCCTAAGAGCCGAGATGGGTGCCTGGTTTTTGCCCGGTACGCTTGTACTGCTGCCCGCAACCCCTGGTTCAGCCCCATTGGTGAGCGAATTGCAAGAAGCAGAAGCGGCTCTGGCCTTTCGTTGGCGCGCCCTTAGCCTCACCTGTTACGCCAGTGTGCTGGGCACGCCGGTGGTCTCGCTGCCCGCCGAACTTCCAGGTGAAAAGCCCATTGGGGTGCAGCTTGTGGGGCCTTGGGGTAGCGATGTGGGTTTGCTACACCTTGCGCAGAGGGCTTTTGGTTTGGGGCCTCTGGGTTGATGTGCCGCCAGCAGTAAAACATAACACAAGCTGATAGCCGGCTCCCGGAATACCGCTGTGTTCTGCACTGAGCCAGGGCCCACCCTGGTGTTGGCCCTGGCGCTGCAATCCCCTTGCGGGGCTATTTGTTTGCAACTGGGCACCGACGCCCCCATGCTCCCGGACTCGTCAATAAGAAGGTTGCAATCCCCTTGCGGGGCTATTTGTTTGCAACAGATGAAACACGAACAGATCCGACGGGCCCTTGAAAATAGTTGCAATCCCCTTGCGGGGCTATTTGTTTGCAACACGACCGTGTACCTGACAGTTACGGCACCATCATCACCGCGTTGCAATCCCCTTGCGGGGCTATTTGTTTGCAACTTTTGGCGGCCAGGGAGGGCAAACGGGTGGGCCTCATCGTTGCAATCCCCTTGCGGGGCTATTTGTTTGCAACAGGGGGCCCGGGGGGTCATTTTGGAGCGCCCGGCGGACGGTTGCAATCCCCTTGCGGGGCTATTTGTTTGCAACAGCATACCCCGTTAAATGCCGTTCTGTACAGCACCCCCAGAGGGGGGTTTTATGAGAACTGCCGGTTATCCACAGGCAACCTGTGGATAACCCTCCCAAAAGTGCGGTTTTTTGCGATGGATGCTTACAAAGTCGCACCTTTGGATTTTTCGTATTCGCATGTTGCGATGAGAATCGGAAAAACTTGTTTTCAAGGAACTCACCGGGAGCCCCCGGCGACTACAGTATAGCACTTTGCGCAAAACATAATGGTTCACTCTAAAAAAGCGCTTCCATGGCCTTTGGAACGGCATCTTCGGGGCATTTTTTAGAAAAGCGCGTGCCTTTGCCATCGCATTTTTGACCCATGAAAGCGAGGTAACGTTGGGCGTAACGGGCATTCCCTAGCAGCTTCGCGGTTTCCTGGGTTGCCGACCAGAGACAGGAGCGCAGAGCGCGGGAGCCTAAAGCTCGCCGTGCTTGCTGGGTTCATCCAGCGTTTCGCAGGCCGGCTGCAATTCCCAGGATGGAGAGCATCAGGGCCCGCTCTATCCCTTTCCGCTCGGGCGATTCCAGGGGCGTTTTGCGGTAGCGGTGCAGGAGCTCCACCTGCACCAGCGAGATGGGGTCCACGTAGGGGTTGCGCAGCTCAGTTTGGCGGGCCAGAACCGGATGGTTGAAGAGGAGAGGGCTCTGGAAGGTTTCCTCCAGCAGGCGCCGGGTTTCTGTGAAAGCCCGGGCGATGCTAGGGAAGAAGCGCTCGGCCAGGCTGGGCTCAACCAGGCGCAGGTATTCCTGGGCGATGCCCAGGTCGGCCTTGGCCAGGGCAATGGCCGCGCCATCGAGGGTGCTGGCGAAGAAGGGCCAGCCCTGGAACATGGCCCGCCGCTCTTCGAGGGGAATCTCCAGCAACCCCTCGGCCAGGCCGTACCAGCCCGGGAGCAAAAGGCGCACCTGGGTCCAGGACATCACCCAGGGGATGGCCCTGAGGTCCTTGATCTCCCGCACCCGCCCCGAACGGTACACCGGGCGGCTGGCGATGTTGAGAGCCCCAATCTCGCGGATAGGGGTGAGCTGTTCGTAGAACTCGAAAAACCCTGGCTGCTCCAGCAGTGCGCGGTAGGCCTCGGTGGAGCGCTGGGCGGCCTTTTCCATGGCTTCGCGCCACTCATCCTTTAGGGGGCTGGTCTGGCCGAAGAGGTCGCGGGCTGAGGCCAGAGCCAGGTGGTAGAGCATCTGTTCCAGGTTGCGGTAGGCCAGCTCGGGGTGGGCGTAGCGGTCGGCCAGGGCCTCGCCCTGTTCGGTCAGGCGCATGCGGCTGCCCACGGTGCCGGGGGGCAGGCTGGCGATGGCCCGTCCAGCAGTGCCCCCACCCCGGGCGGTGGAGGTGCCGCGGCCGTGGAAGTAGTAGACCTCCACGCCCCGCCGCCGCCCCTCCGCGCTGATGGCCTCCTGGGCTTTGTAAAGCGCCCAGTTGGCCGCCAGGTAGCCCGCGTCCTTGTTGGAGTCGGAGTAGCCAATCATCACCTCCAGCCCCCCCCGCCCCTGGACATGGGTTCGGAAGATGGGGTTGTCCAGAAGCCGGGCTACCACCTGCGGAGCCCGTTCCAGGTCGGCCAGGGTCTCAAAAAGCGGCACCACGTCGAAGGGGAGGGCCTTGCCTGGGCGGTAGAGGCCCACCTCGCGGGCCAGGAGGAAGACCTCGAGCAAATCGCTTGGGTGGTGGGTCATGGAGACCACGTGGGCCCCCCGGGCCTTCCAGTGGCGCAGGGCCTCCAAAGCGGTCTGCAGGGCCCGGCCCTGCGGACGGTAGCCCACCGGGGCCAGCGGCCGGGCGGTCTGGAGCTCCTGGGTGAGCAGCGCCTCGCGGGCCTCTGGGGCCAGGGCCAGGTAGTGTTCGTGCACCCCTGCGGTTTTCAGGAGTTCAGCCACGGCCTCGGAGAGGACCCGGGACTCCTCCCGGAGGTCGAGGGCCACCAGCTCGAGCCCGAAAGCCAGGGCGTTGAGCCGCAAGGGCCGCACGAAGGCCTGGGCCACCCCGCCCAGCTCGAGCTGCTCCAGGCTGGCCTCCATCTTGCGCAGGTCCTGGACGAACTCCTGGGTGCTGCTGTAGCCGGGGCCGGGCTGCTCGCCCAGCAAGGCGCGCAGCTTGTAGCGCAGCCCCATGCCAAAACGTCGGTAGGGCTCGCCCTGGAAACGCTCGGGCAGCGGTAGGTGGCGGGTTTCCTCCAGGGCTAGCCGCAGCTCGCGGCTTATGGCCACGCGGTCGTCGGTGAGGGAGAGGTCGCGGATGAGGCCGTCCACATCGGCCACGAACTGGCGCAGGGCCAGCTCACGGGCGTACTGCTGGGCCCAGGCGGTCACCTCGGGGGTGACGTTGGGGTTGCCGTCGCGGTCGCCGCCAATCCAGCTTCGGAAGGCGACCGGAGGGGGAAGCTGGGGGCGCCTGCCGTAGTGGGCCTCCACTGCCCGCTCCAGCCCCTCCACCAGCCTGGGAATTGTCTGCCAGAGGGTGGCGGTGGTGTAGAAGAGCCCCCCCTTGACCTCGTCCTCCACGGTGGGGCGGGTTTTGCGCAGCTCTGTGGTGCCCCAAAGCAGGGCCACCCGGGCCTCCAGGCGTTCGTCTGCAGCCCCTTCCTCCAGTAGCCGGCCAATTTCGGCGATGTGGTGGCGCTGGGTGCGGCGGCGGGTCTCGGTGGGATGGGCGGTAAAGGTCAGGTGCAGCCGCAGGCGAGAGAGGAGCTCCACCGTCTTCTCGTAGCTGAGGCCCTGGGCCTTGAGGGCCCCCACCAGGGCCAGGAAGGACTCACTCCTCGGAGCCCCTGGGGTGCTGCGCCGTTCGCGCTCCCGGTTGACCCGTACCCGCTGGCGCTCCTCGGCCAGGTTGACCAGGTGGAAGTAGGTGGAGAAGGCCCGCACCACCGCCTCGGCCTCGAAAAGGGAGAGGCCCTTGATGAGCGTAAGGAGCTCTTCTCGGGTTTGCTCGCGGTGGCTTTGCCGCAGCGCTTTGGTATGCTCGCGGATTTTTTCCTCCAAATCGAATATCCGCTGGCCCGACAGGGTGCGGATGGCCCGGCCTAAAGCCCTGCCGAGCAGGTCCACTTCCCGCTTGAGCTCCTCGAAAAGGGCCTCTTCCATCCCGCATAAGTCTACCGTTTGACGCGGGCCAGCCCAACCGTTAGCTTGGGCTCATGCAGGCGCGCCGCTACCTTTATCGGGGTCGCATCCTCAACCTGGCGCTGGAAGGCAACTTCGAGATCGTCGAGCACGACCCCGCGGTGGCGGTGCTGGCCGAGCGGGAGGGCAGGCTCCTCTTCGTGCGGCAGCACCGCCCGGCGGTGGGGACGAGCACCCTGGAGATTCCGGCCGGCCTCATCCACCGGGGGGAGACCCCCCTCGAGGCCGCCCAGCGCGAGCTGGCCGAGGAGGCGCAGATGGGCGGGGAGCTGGAGTTTTTGAACAGCTTCTACGTCTCGCCCGGTTTTTGCGATGAGAAGGTCTACCTTTTCCGGGCCCGCAACCTAAGGCCGGCCTCGGGGTTGCCCGATCCGGACGAAGAGATTGCGGTGGAGTGGCACGAGCCTTTGGCGGTCTACCGCGCGGCCCGGGCTGGGGAGGTGCAGATTTCTGCGCCGGCTTTGGCGGGGATTCTCTTCTACCTGCTCGAGGTGGCCTCGATTCCGCTATAGTATGCTCCTAATCAACGACCCCCAGGACGCCCCCGCAGGCCCCAAGG
Coding sequences:
- a CDS encoding L-lactate dehydrogenase encodes the protein MKVGIVGTGAVGSSAAYAMVMAGVGSELVLVDLNARLAQAQAEDLLHATPFAHALRVRAGHYEDLVGAAIVVIAAGVNQQPGETRLELLGRNARVFEDVIPKTVAAAPEAVLLIATNPVDIMTQVAQRLSGLPPERVIGSGTILDTARFKALLGEHLGISPFSVHAYVLGEHGDSEVLVWSEARVGGVGLAEFAQQVGRPLGPEVRARIDDGVRRAAYRIIEGKGATYYGIGAGLARLCQAILADERAVFTLSILNPEVEGVPQVALSLPRVLGWGGVVHTLTPTLDPEEHRALRQSAELLKRAAQELGF
- a CDS encoding amidase family protein, coding for MANSCGAVLAWLEPPSEPSCGALAGLDFAVKDVFDVAGLPTQAGNPDFGRRWGVPQRDAWAVARLRQAGARLVAKTHTHELAYGVTGLNPHFGTPQNPRVPGGIPGGSSSGSAVAVAAGLVPVALGTDTAGSVRIPASLCGVFAYRPTHGAIPTQGVVPLAPSYDTVGLLAAEPGVMERCARVLLSEALPGVSFERAIILRDALELCTPEAQAAVERVALRLESSGLELEERSLGLLEEAREVQRVLQGAQAWGFHQEWLETAQPRLGEDVRRLFEMASRFTPGEIGRALGEQVRLRAEMGAWFLPGTLVLLPATPGSAPLVSELQEAEAALAFRWRALSLTCYASVLGTPVVSLPAELPGEKPIGVQLVGPWGSDVGLLHLAQRAFGLGPLG
- a CDS encoding phosphoenolpyruvate carboxylase, whose amino-acid sequence is MEEALFEELKREVDLLGRALGRAIRTLSGQRIFDLEEKIREHTKALRQSHREQTREELLTLIKGLSLFEAEAVVRAFSTYFHLVNLAEERQRVRVNRERERRSTPGAPRSESFLALVGALKAQGLSYEKTVELLSRLRLHLTFTAHPTETRRRTQRHHIAEIGRLLEEGAADERLEARVALLWGTTELRKTRPTVEDEVKGGLFYTTATLWQTIPRLVEGLERAVEAHYGRRPQLPPPVAFRSWIGGDRDGNPNVTPEVTAWAQQYARELALRQFVADVDGLIRDLSLTDDRVAISRELRLALEETRHLPLPERFQGEPYRRFGMGLRYKLRALLGEQPGPGYSSTQEFVQDLRKMEASLEQLELGGVAQAFVRPLRLNALAFGLELVALDLREESRVLSEAVAELLKTAGVHEHYLALAPEAREALLTQELQTARPLAPVGYRPQGRALQTALEALRHWKARGAHVVSMTHHPSDLLEVFLLAREVGLYRPGKALPFDVVPLFETLADLERAPQVVARLLDNPIFRTHVQGRGGLEVMIGYSDSNKDAGYLAANWALYKAQEAISAEGRRRGVEVYYFHGRGTSTARGGGTAGRAIASLPPGTVGSRMRLTEQGEALADRYAHPELAYRNLEQMLYHLALASARDLFGQTSPLKDEWREAMEKAAQRSTEAYRALLEQPGFFEFYEQLTPIREIGALNIASRPVYRSGRVREIKDLRAIPWVMSWTQVRLLLPGWYGLAEGLLEIPLEERRAMFQGWPFFASTLDGAAIALAKADLGIAQEYLRLVEPSLAERFFPSIARAFTETRRLLEETFQSPLLFNHPVLARQTELRNPYVDPISLVQVELLHRYRKTPLESPERKGIERALMLSILGIAAGLRNAG
- a CDS encoding NUDIX domain-containing protein, with amino-acid sequence MQARRYLYRGRILNLALEGNFEIVEHDPAVAVLAEREGRLLFVRQHRPAVGTSTLEIPAGLIHRGETPLEAAQRELAEEAQMGGELEFLNSFYVSPGFCDEKVYLFRARNLRPASGLPDPDEEIAVEWHEPLAVYRAARAGEVQISAPALAGILFYLLEVASIPL